TCGGCTTCGGCTACGTGATCGGCCATGTCGCCTCGAGCTTCGGCCCCTATGCCACGCGGCTCGGTCTCTTCGCCGTTGCGGTGCTGGCGGCACTGGGGGTGCTCTGGTGGCTGATCCTGAGGATCCTGCGGCTGATGCCCTTCCTTGTCTCGGTGCTCACCTCGATAGGTGGGGCCATCCGCGACAATCCCGACGTGCGGCGCTGGACTCTGAGCCACCCGAAGACCGCGGCCTTCCTCGCACACCGGTTCGACAGGACGCGGTTTTCCGGCCTGACGGCCACGCTGCTCGGATGCGCGGCCTTCTACATCCTCTGCGTCTGGTGCGGCTCGGTCTTCGACTTTCTCACGGCCGATCCGATCGTGCTGGTGGACACGCGGCTGGCAAGCCTCATCCACGCCTTCTGGTCACCGGAACTGCTGACGCTCGCGGGCCACGTGACGGCGCTCGGCGACAGGCGGGTCATCGCGCTGCTCTGCGTGGCGTCCGGGGTGCTCCTGCTCGAGCGGCGGCGGCCCGACCTGCTGCTGGGTCTCGGTGTCGCGCTGGCCGGCGATATCGTCTCGGTGGCGCTGCTCAAGCGCATCTTCCACCGCCCGCGCTCGGACCTCGGCTATTTCACCGAGGTCTCGGGCAGCTTCCCTTCGGGCCATGCCGGGCTGTCGGTCGCCTTCTACGGCTTCCTGTTCTTCATCCTCTGGCGGGTGAAGCTGCTGCGCGCGCCGGTGGCGCTGGGCGGCGCGGTCACGCTGGCCTTCTTCGTCGGGCTGAGCCGCGTCTACCTCATCGAGCACTACCTCTCCGACGTACTGAACGGCTGGCTCGTCGGAGCGATCTGGCTGCTGGCAGGCGTGGCCGCGGCGGAATGGTGGCGCGACAGCCGGAGCGTGCCGGAGCGCCCGGGCACGGGAGGGCCATGGCACATCGCGGTCGTCGGCCTCGCCGCGGTCTGTCTCGCCGCCGCGGCGTGGCAGGTCGCGACCTACGACAAGGCGCGCAACGTGCCGGTCCCGGTCCGGGCGGACGAGACCTTCGACAGGGTGGAGACTCTCGTCGCCTCCGGCCGCCTGCCGGGAGGGACGGAGTCCGTCGCCGGCACGCCACTTGAGCCGGTCAACGTGCTGCTGCTGGCGCGGGACGAGGCGGCGGTCGAGGCCGCGCTGGACAAGGCCGGCTGGCGGCGCGCGGCGGAGCCCGGCTTCGGCACGCTGGCCCGGGCCGCCATCGCCGCCTGGGGCAACAAGGCCGACGCCACCGCGCCGGTGACCCCCTATTTCTGGCACGATCTTCCCAACGACCTCGCCTTCCAGCAGCAGACCCCGGACGCGACCCTGCGCAAGCGCCACCACATCCGGCTCTGGCGCACCGATTTCGTCGATGCCGCGGGGCTGCGGCTCTTCGTCGGCGCCGCGAGCTTCGACGACGGGCTCGACTGGGGCATCGACTGGGGCCTGCTGCACCACATCGATCCGAATGTCGACGCCGAGCGCGACGGGGTCGTGGCCGACATTGAGGCCACCGGAGAGGTCGCTTCCACGACCCGCATCCGCCTGTCCGAGCCGCGCCTCGGGCAGTCGGTGGCCGGGGACCCGTGGTTCTCGGACGGGATCGCCGCCGTGCTGACGCTGCGCTGAGGCGGGGGTGTCACTCCTTGGGCCAGGTCCAGGACGCCGGTCGTGCCACATGGAATGAGGGTCAGGCGGGGTTCCGAAGTCCGTTTTCCGTAACCGCAAGCCACCCGGAGCAGCGCGCTTGGCGCGATCGGCACATCGACGCGGCGCTCAGGTCCAGCCTGGGAAACCCTCGGGGCGGAAGCGGACCATCGCGTTCGGGCCGCGGGGCTCGAGCTCGTAAAGGGAGGGCCGGGCTGCGAGATAGGCCCTCCAACTGCGCTCTTGATACTTGCTGATCTTGACGCCGTGCGCTTGATACATCTTGGGAGATAGCTCGGTGATCCTCATACCAGCGCCCTGCTTGCTGTGCTGGGCGACCATCGCCCGGATCTGCAGGTCGAGTTCGCCCGGCGTTTGCGGATCGCCGGCATCGGCAAGCGAGATTTCTTTGAACTCCGAGCAGCAGGCGCGGTAGGCCGGCGGCGCCTTCTTCTCTCCGAGACCGATGACGCTGGCGCCATGCTCGCGCAGCCGCGTCACGAGGTGGCGGAAGTCGCCATCCGAGCTCACGATGACAAAGCTCCGCATTTGCTGCGTCAGAAGAAGTTCCATTGCGTCGAGGGCGAGGAGAATATCAGCCGCGTTCTTGCCAATTCCCGCATGGATGAGGCGATAGCCGGCCGCGTCGTGCCATTCGGACCCACGCTGCGCGTCGGTATAGACCCGGCTGACGCTGGCCGTGCCATAATGGGCAGCGAGGTGCTGAATGCGCGCGGCAAGTCTTCCACTGACATTGTCTCCATCAACCAGAACGGCAACCAACTTCGACATCCTGCTCCCCCAACATGTTTCTCGAGAATACTCCGGAAACCGCGATCAAATTAACTTCATGCGGCCTCAGGAAATTATCTGGAGAGCAGAAACCCAAATGCAAGTGTCGAATTGATAAGGATGTTCAAGCTGAACGTGAATGGTGCTCTTGTGTCCCCAGCGTTGCAAACACAGAAGATATTCGAAAATCACACCGGAAACACGGGAGGGGGACAACCGCGCCGTAAGATCGCCAATATGACCGGAGGTGAAGCGGAAATCCGTGCTGAATTCGCAATCTCCCTGCGGCGGTTGTGCCTAGAATTGTCAGGGGCAACCCGCGTCGCGATTTCAATTGTACGCTGCTTTTTGCGGGTTTCTCCATCGGATCATCTCGCCCTCTCGGGCCGTGTGCAGTCCGAAATTGCAGCAGGGTTCAGGGCGCAAATGGCGCATTTCTGCCGGAAATAGTGGCAAGCGCCCTGCGGGCCGAATTCAGGTGTCTCCATCGGGCCGGGCGGAGTAGCGCCTTGCACCTTTCACTTCCGCCTGTCGCGCAGGGACAAACCGTCCGAACCCGCACCGTGCCGCGAGGTCATGCGCGCAGCCGGTGACTTCCTTGCAACGGTTTGTGGCGGCGGCCTTTCCTCGGTCGACAGCGCCTCTATATGAGCGCCTATATGGTCCCTTCTCATATGTCAGAAGTCGAAATGCGCCTGCCGTTCATGAAAACTCGACCTCCGGCACCTGAAGCGGGCGCCGAAAATTCAATGAAATTCGCCACGCAGCGCGAGGCTGGACGTCAGGCCCTGTTCGAGATCATCGACGACGGCTTCTGCATCATCCAGTTCATCGACGGACCGGACGGCCCGCTGTCCGACTATGTCCACGTCGAGGCCAACTCGGGCTACGAGCGCCATACCGGCATCAAGGACATCGTCGGCAAGACCGTGTTCGACGTGGCGCCCGAGGATGGCCGCGAGTGGGTGAAGATCTACGGGGCGGTGCTCGAGAACGGCGAGCCCCTGCGGTTCGAAAGGAATTTCTCCGAGGCCGGGCGCTTCATCGAAGTCTCGGCGCGGCGGCTCGAGCCCCGGAGTCTCGGGCAGGTCGCGGTGCTCTTCCGCGACATCTCCGACCGCAAGCGCGCCGAGGCCGAGCTCAAGGCCAGCGAGAAGACCTCGCGCGAGAACGAGCAGCGCGTCGCGCTGGCGCTCGAGGCCGGGGCCATCGTCGGCACCTGGGTCTGGCACGTTCCCGAGGACGCGTTCACCGTCGACGAGGGTCTCTTTTCGGCCATGGGTCTCGACCGGGACCGTGACGCAAGCGCGCTGAAACTCGACGACATCACCGTGCACGTCCACCCGGAGGACAAGCCGCGCCTCAACGCCGATGTCGAGGCCGCGCTGCGCGAAGGCGGGGCGTATTTCCAGCAGTTCCGCGTGCTTCGCGAGGACCGGAAATACCACTGGATCGAGGCGAGCGGGAAGGTCGAGCTCGATCGCAACGGCAAGGCGGTGACCTTTTCCGGGGTGCTGATGGACATCAGCGGCCGGCGCGAGATCGAGGCCGAGCGCGACCGGGTGACCGCCGAGCTCTTTCGGCTCAACGAAACGCTCGAGCGCAGGGTCTCCGAGCAGACGGCCGAGCTCATGGCCAAGGAAGAGGTGCTGCGCCACGCCCAGAAGATGGAGGCGGTCGGGCAGCTCACCGGCGGGCTTGCCCATGACTTCAACAATCTTCTCGCGGCCGTCTCGGGCGCGGTCGACATGGCGCAATCGCGCCTTTCCGAGCGGCGCTTCGACGAGATCGGGCGCTACCTATGCGCGATCAAGAGCTCGGCCGGCCGGGCCGCGAACCTGACCCAGCGCCTGATGGCCTTTGCCCGAAAGCAGACGCTGGAGCCCAAGCCCACGGATGTCGTGCGGCTCTGCGGCGGCATGGCGGAGCTCGTGCAGCGCACCGTCGGGCCGCATATCGAGCTGAAGATGACGGCGGACGAGGGCACGTGGCTTTCGCATGTCGACCAGAACCAGCTCGAGAACGCGCTGCTCAACCTCTGCATCAACGCGCGGGACGCCATGCCCGACGGGGGCAGCCTCGCGGTCCGCTCCGAGAACAGGAGCCTCGGCAAGGCCGAGGCGAAGGCGGTCGGGGTCGCGGAGGGGGACTATGTCTGCATCAGCGTCGCCGACACCGGCGCGGGCATGAGCGAAGAGCTGATCGACCGGGCCTTCGAGCCCTTCTTCACGACCAAGCCGCTGGGCGAGGGCACGGGGCTGGGCCTGTCGATGGTCTACGGCTTCGCCCAGCAGTCCGGCGGCGCGGCAAAGATCCGCTCCCGGCTCGGCGAGGGCACGGTGGTTTCCCTCTACCTTCCGCGCAGCTTCGAGGCGCAGGAAGAGGTGCCGGACGCGGCCGGGGCAGAGACCGGCGGGTCGCGTCCGGTGCCCGGAAAGACGATCCTCGTGGTGGAGGACGAGATCCTCGTCCGGATGGTCGTCGTCGATGCGCTGCGCGACCGGGGATATGCGGTTCTCGAGGCCGGCACGGGCGCCGAGGCGCTCGACATCCTCAGGGCCACGCCGCAGGTCGATGTGCTGCTCACGGACGTCGGGCTTCCGCGCGGCATGAACGGGCGGCAGCTTGCCGAGGCCGCCCGCGCCGAACGTCCGGGTCTCAGGATCGTCTTCGTCACCGGCTACGACGAGGACGCCGCGGGCGGTGAACGGCTGTCGGCGGCGGATGTCGAGGTCGTTCAGAAGCCCTTCGACCTCGACCTGCTTGTCGGAAAGGTCGGCGAGCTCGCCTCTGCAAAACCCTGACCGGCCGCGGCGGCGATGCTCGCCGCGAGGTTGCAGAGCTTCGCGTGTGGTCTCCCTGTTTCGACCATGGCGGCATGCGGCCCCCGCATTCTCCCAACATTGACCGGGTAGCCCGCGCGCCACGCGCGCCGGGGCCGCCCTCGCGCGGTCTCTGACCCGCCGTCCCCGCCCGTGAACCAACGCGCTCGGGCAAGGGACCCTCCCGAAACACGAGGGTAACCTGCGGATTGTCCTGCGCGGTCCGCAGGATGGCCGGTTGCCGCTTGTCGCTCCCCGATCGCCGCTCGGGAATGGGCGCAGCCGGTGGCGGCCACGACGCATGTCGGGCGCCAGATATGTGGCCTTCCGAATTCGACATCACGGACCGACATTTTGAGGAACCCCGCGCGGATCGACGGGTTTCTGCTGCGGATCGTCCGGCCGGCCAGATCAGAGCGACCCCGAGTGCGGCGAGGTGCTGGAAAGCGCCCGGCGCAAGGCTTTCAATCTTCCTGACAGGGCCAGACCCATGCGCATTTCACGAAGCGTCCCGAGCACGTCTCGCTGCCTGCCGTTCCTGCTGGCCGGTGGCCGCGGCTCCCGCCTGTTCGAACTCACCGACCACACCTGCAAGCCGGCGCTGGGTTTCGCCTCCGCCGATGGGCGCATCGTCGATTTCATCCTCGCCGCGCTGGTCGCCGCGCAGTTCGACAAGCTCTTCGTCGCCACCCAGTATCGCCCGACCGACCTCTGCCAGCATCTCGACCGGCATTGGGCGCACGCGTTTCCGCGCGGCATCACCATCCGCGACGGGGAATTCCTGAGCCCCCACGGCTATCGCGGCACGGCGGATGCGGTCCGGGTGAACATCACGACGCTCGATGCCTACGGGCCGCGGGAGATCATGATCCTGTCGGGCGACCACGTGCTCGACATCGACCTGGAGGCGTTCCTGCGCCACCACCGCTCGCACGCCCGCCCCGTCACCGTCGCCGCGACGGCGGTGCCGCTCGCCGAGGCGGGCGGCTTCGGCATCTTCGAGCTCGACGCGGAGGGAGAGGTGAAGGGCTTTGCCGAGAAGCCGATGCGCCCGGCGCCGATGCCCGGCGACGCGGGCCGCGCGCTCGCCTCGACCGGCATCTACGTCTTCGACTGGATCTGGCTCAAGCAGGCCCTGCGCGAGGAGCCCTGCCGGCTCGATTTCGGCAATGACATCCTTCCGGGCGCGGTGCGCGACGGAGAGCTGGCGGTCTACCGTCTGCCGGACGGGCCGGACGGGCAGGGCGCCTACTGGCGGGACGTCGGCACGCTGGATGCCTATCGCCTCGCCCAGCTGGATTTCGCCCAGCCGGAAACGCCGGTCGCCCTGCCGAAGACCATGGGGCGCGCGGTCACCCGCTCGCTCGACAGCATGGCGGAAGGCACGGTGTTCCTGCCGGGAAGCAGAATCGGCCGCCGCTGCCAGATCCGCAACGCGATCGTCGGGCCGGGTGTCCGGCTGCCGGACGGCTTCCGCGCCGGCCTGAATCCCGAGGAGGATGCCCGCTGGTTCCGCCGCACGCCGGGCGGAACGCTGCTCATCACCGCCGAAATGATGGCGCGGCGCGAGTCCGCTTTGAGAAAGACGCCGGAGCGTCCACTCTTTCGCCGAACCCCTCGGACGCCGACTCTTTCCACCCTGAAAGGCTGACATGATCGATCCGCGTGACGCCTACACCGACCCCGCTCTCTCCCGGCCGGACCAGCTCGGTGCCCGGTTCGACGGCTCGGGCACCAATTTCGCGCTCTTCTCCGACCACGCCGAACAGGTCGAGTTGTGCCTGTTCGACGCGGCGGGCGAGCAGGAGCTTGCCCGGCTGGAGCTGCCCCGCGCCGAGGGCGGCATCTTCTTCGGCTACTGTCCCGATCTCGGGCCCGGGCAGGCCTATGGCTACCGGGTCCACGGCCCGTTCGATCCGGCGAACGGCCAGCGCTTCAACCCGCACAAGCTGCTGCTCGATCCCTACGCGATGGCGATGCGCGGCCAGCTGACATGGGACGATGCGCTCTACGGCTACCCGGTGGGCGGCTCGGACCTCGATCTCGACACCCGCGACAGTGCGCCCTTCATGCCCAAGGCGGTGGTGTCGGACCCGGTGTTCGACTGGGAGGCCGATGCGGCGCCGCAGCTGCGCTGGCGCGACACGGT
The window above is part of the Salipiger sp. H15 genome. Proteins encoded here:
- a CDS encoding ATP-binding protein, giving the protein MKFATQREAGRQALFEIIDDGFCIIQFIDGPDGPLSDYVHVEANSGYERHTGIKDIVGKTVFDVAPEDGREWVKIYGAVLENGEPLRFERNFSEAGRFIEVSARRLEPRSLGQVAVLFRDISDRKRAEAELKASEKTSRENEQRVALALEAGAIVGTWVWHVPEDAFTVDEGLFSAMGLDRDRDASALKLDDITVHVHPEDKPRLNADVEAALREGGAYFQQFRVLREDRKYHWIEASGKVELDRNGKAVTFSGVLMDISGRREIEAERDRVTAELFRLNETLERRVSEQTAELMAKEEVLRHAQKMEAVGQLTGGLAHDFNNLLAAVSGAVDMAQSRLSERRFDEIGRYLCAIKSSAGRAANLTQRLMAFARKQTLEPKPTDVVRLCGGMAELVQRTVGPHIELKMTADEGTWLSHVDQNQLENALLNLCINARDAMPDGGSLAVRSENRSLGKAEAKAVGVAEGDYVCISVADTGAGMSEELIDRAFEPFFTTKPLGEGTGLGLSMVYGFAQQSGGAAKIRSRLGEGTVVSLYLPRSFEAQEEVPDAAGAETGGSRPVPGKTILVVEDEILVRMVVVDALRDRGYAVLEAGTGAEALDILRATPQVDVLLTDVGLPRGMNGRQLAEAARAERPGLRIVFVTGYDEDAAGGERLSAADVEVVQKPFDLDLLVGKVGELASAKP
- a CDS encoding NYN domain-containing protein translates to MSKLVAVLVDGDNVSGRLAARIQHLAAHYGTASVSRVYTDAQRGSEWHDAAGYRLIHAGIGKNAADILLALDAMELLLTQQMRSFVIVSSDGDFRHLVTRLREHGASVIGLGEKKAPPAYRACCSEFKEISLADAGDPQTPGELDLQIRAMVAQHSKQGAGMRITELSPKMYQAHGVKISKYQERSWRAYLAARPSLYELEPRGPNAMVRFRPEGFPGWT
- a CDS encoding LssY C-terminal domain-containing protein translates to MGFSLDQILPSLESFGLWSYWIIGLAALLEAVFVTGIFLPGTLVVDAGGVLVQQGALDFLDLVWFVVVGSVLGGEISYWLGVLLRRGVEKRKKLEDSASYRRAVRLFERYGGFALVLGRFFGPVSGLVPLAASAAGMPRRRFVLWNIVSGVPYALAHVGFGYVIGHVASSFGPYATRLGLFAVAVLAALGVLWWLILRILRLMPFLVSVLTSIGGAIRDNPDVRRWTLSHPKTAAFLAHRFDRTRFSGLTATLLGCAAFYILCVWCGSVFDFLTADPIVLVDTRLASLIHAFWSPELLTLAGHVTALGDRRVIALLCVASGVLLLERRRPDLLLGLGVALAGDIVSVALLKRIFHRPRSDLGYFTEVSGSFPSGHAGLSVAFYGFLFFILWRVKLLRAPVALGGAVTLAFFVGLSRVYLIEHYLSDVLNGWLVGAIWLLAGVAAAEWWRDSRSVPERPGTGGPWHIAVVGLAAVCLAAAAWQVATYDKARNVPVPVRADETFDRVETLVASGRLPGGTESVAGTPLEPVNVLLLARDEAAVEAALDKAGWRRAAEPGFGTLARAAIAAWGNKADATAPVTPYFWHDLPNDLAFQQQTPDATLRKRHHIRLWRTDFVDAAGLRLFVGAASFDDGLDWGIDWGLLHHIDPNVDAERDGVVADIEATGEVASTTRIRLSEPRLGQSVAGDPWFSDGIAAVLTLR
- a CDS encoding sugar phosphate nucleotidyltransferase; amino-acid sequence: MRISRSVPSTSRCLPFLLAGGRGSRLFELTDHTCKPALGFASADGRIVDFILAALVAAQFDKLFVATQYRPTDLCQHLDRHWAHAFPRGITIRDGEFLSPHGYRGTADAVRVNITTLDAYGPREIMILSGDHVLDIDLEAFLRHHRSHARPVTVAATAVPLAEAGGFGIFELDAEGEVKGFAEKPMRPAPMPGDAGRALASTGIYVFDWIWLKQALREEPCRLDFGNDILPGAVRDGELAVYRLPDGPDGQGAYWRDVGTLDAYRLAQLDFAQPETPVALPKTMGRAVTRSLDSMAEGTVFLPGSRIGRRCQIRNAIVGPGVRLPDGFRAGLNPEEDARWFRRTPGGTLLITAEMMARRESALRKTPERPLFRRTPRTPTLSTLKG